In the genome of bacterium, one region contains:
- the tilS gene encoding tRNA lysidine(34) synthetase TilS, translated as RELRRGRRDGSLPVDALAALPAPLAGRALRRHLRGEYGLDPDRAHVARLLDWLRASRSGAAVDLLGGWRARRDFDRLVFDPPAAAVGDGAAPVAVLSVRPATPGEAAARDPEPGGAPPPAGGWRLTCPGSALSGDPRVRPWRPGDRLAPFGMTGRRKVGDLLQQLRVPLPERSRALVVEDDAGPLWVVGLVRDERTRLLPTTADAVTLLVRYAGEETGGTALP; from the coding sequence CGCGAGTTGCGGCGGGGACGGCGCGACGGCTCGCTGCCGGTCGACGCGCTGGCGGCCCTGCCCGCGCCGCTGGCCGGGCGGGCGCTGCGCCGGCACCTGCGCGGGGAATACGGGCTCGACCCGGACCGCGCCCACGTCGCGCGCCTGCTGGACTGGCTGCGCGCGAGCCGCTCCGGAGCGGCCGTCGACCTGCTCGGGGGCTGGCGCGCCCGGCGCGACTTCGACCGCCTCGTCTTCGACCCGCCCGCCGCGGCCGTCGGCGACGGCGCGGCCCCGGTGGCCGTGCTGTCGGTGCGGCCGGCCACGCCCGGCGAAGCCGCGGCGCGCGATCCCGAGCCGGGGGGCGCTCCCCCGCCCGCGGGCGGCTGGCGGCTGACCTGCCCGGGCTCCGCCCTGTCCGGCGACCCCCGCGTCCGCCCGTGGCGGCCCGGCGATCGGCTGGCCCCGTTCGGGATGACCGGCCGGCGCAAGGTCGGCGACCTGTTGCAGCAACTGCGCGTGCCGCTGCCGGAACGGTCGCGGGCGCTGGTCGTCGAGGACGACGCGGGTCCGCTCTGGGTCGTCGGACTGGTCCGGGACGAGCGGACCCGGCTGTTGCCGACCACCGCCGACGCGGTTACACTCCTGGTCCGATATGCAGGAGAAGAGACGGGCGGCACGGCCCTCCCATGA
- the ftsH gene encoding ATP-dependent zinc metalloprotease FtsH, whose protein sequence is MANQKKENKSPLDGPGGVRRPPMPGRAVGFWMLLLLLVFLAFQMMSLDREQIYEISYNAFKEQVEAGNIRSLTKTELTVTGDLVQKTKIALQTGAEPEVQRFRLVLLAEDPAFPEWVRERNPSAYLKGDTVKTSWLTVIVTYYLPFIVILVLWLFFIRQMQGGSNKAFSFGKSKAKLINMDKPTITFADVAGCDEAKVELEEIIEFLRTPKKFQRLGGRIPKGALLVGAPGTGKTLLARAVAGEAGVPFFSMSGSDFVEMFVGVGASRVRDLFEQGKKNAPCIIFIDEIDAVGRHRGAGLGGGHDEREQTLNQLLVEMDGFESNDGVILVAATNRPDVLDPALMRPGRFDRQIVVDMPDLQGREAILKVHMKKIKAAADVSPRKIAAGSPGLAGADLANLVNEAALLAARKNHLEVTMDDFWDAREKVMLGPERRSRVLTDEDKRITAYHESGHAVIAELCEHAQKTEKVTIIPRGRTLGVTWMLPEKDDVHMSRAKYLDFICVSLGGRVAEETFIGSITSGAYADIRTVSSLAREMVTRVGMSDVLGPICFEEGEEQVFLGRDFARRKTVSERTLQVIDDEISRIVSEQLERTRLLLRENTDKVETMAAALLDRETLTREEVQMIMQGRPLPPPRLEPVLYDESATTADDSDGTAATGADVGETTGNAPDDLPGVSPGDSPEDSPGDGRTTPS, encoded by the coding sequence ATGGCGAACCAGAAGAAGGAGAACAAGTCGCCCCTGGACGGCCCCGGCGGCGTCCGACGCCCCCCGATGCCGGGACGGGCCGTGGGCTTCTGGATGCTCCTGCTGCTGCTGGTGTTCCTGGCGTTCCAGATGATGTCCCTGGACCGCGAGCAGATCTACGAGATCAGCTACAACGCGTTCAAGGAGCAGGTCGAGGCGGGCAACATCCGCTCGCTGACCAAGACCGAGCTGACGGTCACGGGCGACCTCGTGCAGAAGACCAAGATCGCGCTGCAGACCGGCGCGGAGCCCGAGGTGCAGCGCTTCCGGCTGGTCCTGCTGGCCGAGGACCCGGCTTTCCCGGAGTGGGTGCGCGAGCGCAACCCCAGCGCCTACCTCAAGGGCGACACGGTCAAGACCAGCTGGCTGACGGTCATCGTCACCTACTACCTGCCGTTCATCGTGATCCTGGTGCTGTGGCTGTTCTTCATCCGCCAGATGCAGGGCGGCAGCAACAAGGCCTTCAGCTTCGGCAAGAGCAAGGCCAAGCTCATCAACATGGACAAGCCGACGATCACCTTCGCCGACGTGGCCGGCTGCGACGAGGCCAAGGTCGAGCTGGAGGAGATCATCGAGTTCCTGCGCACGCCCAAGAAGTTCCAGCGCCTCGGCGGCCGCATCCCCAAGGGCGCGCTGCTGGTCGGCGCGCCGGGCACCGGCAAGACCCTGCTGGCGCGCGCGGTGGCCGGCGAGGCGGGCGTCCCGTTCTTCAGCATGAGCGGCTCGGACTTCGTGGAGATGTTCGTGGGCGTCGGCGCCTCGCGCGTGCGCGACCTCTTCGAGCAGGGCAAGAAGAACGCCCCGTGCATCATCTTCATCGACGAGATCGACGCCGTCGGCCGCCACCGCGGCGCCGGCCTCGGCGGCGGCCACGACGAGCGCGAGCAGACCCTCAACCAGCTGCTGGTCGAGATGGACGGCTTCGAGAGCAACGACGGCGTGATCCTGGTCGCCGCGACCAACCGCCCCGACGTGCTCGACCCCGCCCTGATGCGGCCCGGCCGCTTCGACCGCCAGATCGTGGTGGACATGCCCGACCTGCAGGGCCGCGAGGCGATCCTCAAGGTCCACATGAAGAAGATCAAGGCCGCGGCCGACGTCTCGCCGCGCAAGATCGCCGCCGGCTCGCCCGGGCTCGCCGGCGCCGACCTCGCGAACCTGGTCAACGAGGCCGCGCTGCTGGCCGCGCGCAAGAACCACCTGGAAGTGACGATGGACGACTTCTGGGACGCCCGCGAGAAGGTCATGCTCGGGCCGGAGCGCCGCAGCCGCGTGCTCACCGACGAGGACAAGCGGATCACGGCCTACCACGAGTCGGGCCACGCCGTCATCGCCGAGCTCTGCGAGCACGCCCAGAAGACCGAGAAGGTCACGATCATCCCGCGCGGCCGGACCCTGGGCGTCACCTGGATGCTGCCCGAGAAGGACGACGTCCACATGAGCCGGGCCAAGTACCTCGACTTCATCTGCGTGTCGCTGGGCGGGCGCGTGGCCGAGGAGACCTTCATCGGCTCGATCACCAGCGGCGCCTACGCCGACATCCGCACCGTCAGCAGCCTGGCCCGCGAGATGGTGACCCGCGTCGGCATGAGCGACGTCCTGGGCCCGATCTGCTTCGAGGAGGGCGAGGAGCAGGTCTTCCTGGGCCGCGACTTCGCCCGCCGCAAGACCGTCAGCGAGCGCACGCTGCAGGTGATCGACGACGAGATCTCGCGCATCGTCTCCGAGCAGCTCGAGCGCACGCGCCTGCTGCTGCGCGAGAACACCGACAAGGTCGAGACCATGGCCGCCGCCCTGCTGGACCGCGAGACGCTGACGCGCGAAGAGGTCCAGATGATCATGCAGGGCCGCCCCCTGCCGCCGCCGCGGCTGGAACCCGTGCTGTACGACGAGTCGGCGACGACGGCCGACGACAGCG